AACAACATACCAAGTTTACTTTCTCCGTGATCTTTTGTCACCGCCTTGATTCTTTTTTCTGCTTTGTTTATTCTATCTCCAGCAGGTCCTATTTCAGTCAGAAGACTTCTGAGTTTATCGTATTTTCCAATCCCAATATGCTTTTTGTCTTCCAAATAATATAGGTCCCATAAAATTGGACACGCCCGATGATAAGGAGAGTCATTGATATTTCTGAATGCCAGCttccattttgtaaaatttctttCCCTTTCTTCTTTCTTCGCTGAATCTAAGTATTCTGTAATGAGGTCACTTAGGAGTTCGTTGTGAATTTCAAACGGATCTGAATTTTCCATTTTGATGCCGTGATAGTTTCTTTCTTTATCAAGTGTACATTAATACCTCAGATATATTTGTCAGCTACGATGTCGTACACCACACTACGATGATCCTATACTCAACCCACTGAAAGAGGTACTATGACGTACacaatatgtatttttatttatatacaagAACTTTAAACTGTATCAGTAATTAACACGCTTCAGGTCGTTCATTCATAGGCAATCAAAAGGTGTTTGTAATTGGAATCCAGAACAAATCAGGGACTTTTAAAATCTCCCATAAACATTTTTTACCAATCCAACCATAAATAAGAGGTTGTGCGATTTCTCTTCACATTTAGATTGAAACTGTACAAAATCAGATGGGTATTCCAGGGTAATTTATTCTTTGTTTCGTAGTATCTGCAGACCCCAAAGTGCACTAGTACACCAgtggaacggtgaacgaacgctgaacggtttggAAAAGAACATATTTGACTATGGAACGAATGCTGGGTGGTTTGGAAGAGAAAGGTGTTATATAGTGGGACTTCCCCCATAGTGAGAATACACCCTGGAAGGCTGGTTATATAGAgagacatttttttaatttccacCAGACGTTTGGCTATGGCATTTCGTAAGTAATCCCCCTAAGAGGGATTGTTGTATACTCTAACTACTTGCAGTGAAACTTCCCCTACAATACACACACGTGGTTGGttgcaattttatcaatatcttTCATATATTAATTGAACAGGTATATGTAACTTCTTTCATCAGTCCTTCAGCTACTGAAATTGAATGAGTTTATCATTCTCTTCGATAAGAAGTATTCTCAAAGGAATTACCGAAGTGAATCAATTatatcatctttttttttaataaagatTATTTCTTAccattgatgaaataattatatCACATACTGAATATTGCTAGCCATATTTTAACCGGTGCCACCATTAATTAAATTCATGCACACTATACATgcaattgattgtatattttttaaatcaatttctgATATCTTAATGTATAGAAGCGAATTTACTGAATGCTGTATTTTTTTTGTCACTGCCCATATCGCACACGATATTTTCAATATGTAAACGTTCTGTTTGTTCTCAGCTTTTGAATGCTAGCttgcatttttaatttcattactATCCAGATATTCTGTCGTCCTAAAGAGGGAACAGGTGGTCCGGAAATTTTGGCAATTTCATATTGTTCATGTctttggtcatttttagtgctttaAAAATAGCCTTATTtatttgctctctctctctctctctctctctctctctctctctctctctacatgtatatataaaagcacaaaaacccaacaacaccctactttcttaaagtgtcggatctgagaagatacaaggctagtaaagaaatttataaaagcactgaaccaacagtgtcgtggccttttcaatgcttatatatatatatatatatatatatatatatatatatatatatatacattagaAGAAAAGTAAAACATActcaaaatgataaatatgtttGTTAAATCATATATGTTAagtaaaatataatataaagatCACATCGCCACATCCGCGTTTAAAAAAAGTATGTGCTTATATCGATTATCTTTACGTTTTGGTGTTCATCACGAAAACCACATATCATATGTCTTTTTAATGCaatacacaatgtatatataagaGCTAGCTTTTTCATCGTTTAGGTAGGGAATCTTAACCATTTCTATCCCTGGCTATTTGTTGAGATCATTTCAGTACGATCGAATATGTACAGGTATGTTGTAATAGCGTTATACTCAGTCATTTGTTTATACAACTTTCGATTTTCAAACCGCTAATATAATCTGAATAACTTGATttattcaatttcatgaattCCCAGAAACAATTAAACTAGAAAACATGCATCTGATGAACAATGTCGCcagtacatttattttaaaaaatacccaGATCTATGCAAAATTCGAACGTCTATCgtatattattattttcaccATGGTCAAATGAATTAGGATTTGATACATTTTTATTACTGAATGTTGCGGTTTTAAAACCAAGCCACTTTTTAAAATCTCGCTATGTTAGGTTTTTGCATATCACGAACTGAAGTGACAATCATATGCCCTGACCACTCTATTCATTTATTACAGGTTTTTCCTATTATCACTATTTCTCGCCGTGCAGTTCATTGCTACACTATCTGACACACCACACCAAATCGTGACCAAATACAAAAACTATTACACAATATGCAGTGGACTGGGATACAAAGAAAAATCTTGTGCAAGCAGGGGTGAGTGAATCTAAATAGGTTTATTTTGTCTCGTATTTGATATCATTACGTTCTGGCATTTTAAGGACTCTGCTTTGTAAAGATACAAATGACTGATAATGGCGTATATTGTCCTCTCTGTCTCTGCTGTAGATGTTGTCGCCTTCCATGCCAAGCTTCGGGATTCTATTTCAAATCTTGGAAGTAAACAGCCAGTCAAATTTGACACAGTGATGCTAAATGAAGGATCAGGATATGACGTCAAAACGGGAAAATTTACTGCAACGGAGGATGGGGTGTACTCCTTTAGCTGGAATGTTCTGGTTTACTCGGGAAAAGAGTTTCATACAGAGATTGTGAAGAATGGGAACGCCATTGCTTATAATTACGCCAATGGTAGAATAGTGAAGAGTGGGTATTATCTGTCAAGCTCATCTACGGTCAACATCAAAATGAAGAAAGGAGAACAGGTGTGGGTCACAGCACACGGCAACCACGGGCGGTTCCTATATGGCGGAATTTGGCCTAATTTTTCTGGTTTTAAACTGTAATCATTAACTTCAATGTGGCAATAAAAGTATGCGTTTCCCTTGAAAATAAATAGCCTATTACTTGTTTGATCTATTTGTCTGGAAGACTCAAATTGAAAGATCTGATTTTGATTTCTAAACATAATGAAAGATGAAAGATTTATTTCCGTTATCTCCTTTGTAGATATCACACACGGTAGTATTGTTTCTATACGCTATTGAGGCGAAACACTCGGAATGGAAACAACATTTTTAAGAAATTCATATTTCCAAGCCTTATTGTCTCATTTAAAGTTTAAAGATTCTACAGTTGGTTTGAATAGGCGCATTGTGTGCATTCATAcgaattatttttcattaattcaGATGCATCAACATTTTTTACGAAATACCCCAAGGTATattgtattttcaatttattcacCCATTCTTCTGTGTTTAAATATCCAGAAGTGAAAGACAAAATACGGGTGTTACTTAAAGAATATGTATCGGTTCAAACTGATAAAGCtcgtaacaacattgtcttcaTCTATAAGGCCCGATCATTATTATAACtgcattttaaacgaacttggttTTAGTTAGACTTTTGGTAATCCAACTAATACTCcaaatttcatttgaacaaacgaaatcatttactt
Above is a genomic segment from Ostrea edulis chromosome 3, xbOstEdul1.1, whole genome shotgun sequence containing:
- the LOC125677127 gene encoding complement C1q tumor necrosis factor-related protein 3-like, producing MYRFFLLSLFLAVQFIATLSDTPHQIVTKYKNYYTICSGLGYKEKSCASRDVVAFHAKLRDSISNLGSKQPVKFDTVMLNEGSGYDVKTGKFTATEDGVYSFSWNVLVYSGKEFHTEIVKNGNAIAYNYANGRIVKSGYYLSSSSTVNIKMKKGEQVWVTAHGNHGRFLYGGIWPNFSGFKL